One Ricinus communis isolate WT05 ecotype wild-type chromosome 1, ASM1957865v1, whole genome shotgun sequence DNA window includes the following coding sequences:
- the LOC8262267 gene encoding amino acid transporter AVT1H yields the protein MLGKICKSIRRLYCSESNCLSRRNQIANDQSLHSQNLAAKWVICDACIEENKACNCDHRVGDLKCAEIPPAEPNGSFAHAVINMIGMLIGLGQLSTPYALENGGWASVFLLIGLGVICAYTSHLLGKCLDRNPKSRSYSDIGQEAFGTKGRVLAATFIYMEIFMALVSYTISLHDNITTVFLGTKLMLSWAKLSTSQLLTMIAVLIALPSLWLRDLSSISFLSSGGILMSFVIFMSVVLTAAFGGVKSNHRIPGLQLQNIPAISGLYIFSYAGHIVFPDLYKSMKDPSKFTKVSIVSFTLVTALYTALAFMGAKLFGPQVGSQITLSMPPHLIFTKIALWATVLTPMTKYALEFAPFAIQLEHNLPDTMSSRMKMIIRGIVGSLVVLVVLALALSVPYFEHVLGLTGSLVSVSICVILPCVFYVKISWSQISRPLLLLNIALIAFGSFLGVTGTISTSKLLIKTLLRAHSK from the exons ATGTTGGGGAAGATATGCAAGTCCATCAGAAGATTATACTGCTCTGAGTCTAATTGTCTCTCTCGTAGGAATCAAATAGCGAATGATCAGTCGTTGCATAGTCAGAATTTGGCTGCCAAATGGGTGATTTGTGATGCTTgtatagaagaaaacaaagcCTGTAACTGTGATCACAGAGTCGGAGATTTGAAGTGTGCTGAGATTCCACCTGCTGAACCTAATGGTTCTTTCGCTCATGCTGTCATCAACATGATTGGAATGCTCATAG GGCTTGGGCAGTTATCAACTCCATATGCTTTAGAAAATGGAGGATGGGCTTCAGTGTTCTTGCTTATTGGACTCGGAGTAATATGTGCATACACTTCTCATTTACTTGGAAAATGTCTTGACAGAAACCCCAAGTCAAGGAGCTATTCTGATATTGGACAAGAAGCATTTGGCACCAAAGGAAGAGTCCTGGCTGCAACTTTTATCTACATGGAGATATTCATGGCCCTTGTATCCTACACCATTTCTCTCCATGACAACATTACAACTGTATTCTTAGGGACAAAACTAATGCTGTCATGGGCCAAGTTATCAACATCTCAGCTGCTAACCATGATAGCTGTGCTGATAGCACTTCCGAGTCTGTGGCTGAGAGACCTTTCTTCCATATCTTTCCTTTCATCAGGCGGTATTCTGATGTcgtttgttatttttatgtctGTCGTACTCACTGCTGCCTTTGGAGGTGTGAAATCTAACCATAGAATACCAGGACTCCAGCTTCAGAACATTCCTGCCATATCTGGCCTTTATATCTTCAGTTATGCTGGCCACATTGTTTTCCCTGACTTGTATAAATCCATGAAGGATCCTTCCAAATTTACCAAG GTATCGATTGTGAGCTTTACATTAGTAACAGCACTCTACACAGCTCTAGCATTCATGGGTGCAAAATTGTTTGGTCCACAAGTTGGTTCCCAAATCACACTCAGCATGCCTCCGCATCTCATCTTCACCAAGATTGCATTATGGGCAACTGTCCTGACACCCATGACTAAATATGCCCTGGAATTTGCACCATTTGCTATTCAATTGGAGCACAATCTTCCCGACACTATGAGCTCAAGGATGAAGATGATCATAAGAGGAATCGTGGGTTCACTTGTGGTACTTGTGGTCCTGGCACTGGCGCTATCAGTTCCATATTTCGAGCATGTTCTTGGGCTCACTGGCTCCTTGGTTAGTGTCAGTATTTGCGTGATTCTGCCTTGTGTTTTCTACGTCAAGATTTCTTGGTCTCAGATTTCTAGACCTCTCCTTCTGCTTAATATTGCCCTCATTGCGTTTGGGTCCTTTCTTGGAGTAACTGGCACCATCTCCACTTCAAAGTTGCTCATAAAGACACTACTCAGAGCTCACTCAAAGTGA